The following are encoded together in the Silurus meridionalis isolate SWU-2019-XX chromosome 2, ASM1480568v1, whole genome shotgun sequence genome:
- the ccnj gene encoding cyclin-J yields MELEGQWWKGQLAGDIYHALRYKELRLPVYKGQSPQLNLRRYFADLIAIVSNRFRLCPSARHLAVYLLDIFMDRYDISVQQLHMVALSCLLLASKFEEREDRVPKLETLNSLACMSSMNLVLTKQGLLHMELLLLESFHWNLYLPTAAHFIEYYLSIAVSETDLHDGWPMACLEKTMLYMNKYADYFLEVSLQDHAFLQFAPSLIAAACVASSRVILRLAPTWPPRLQRLAAYTWEQLLPCVERLLLAHDSDVKEANKQKCQLQQLGPQPGQAMYPTQSQSATVAQYIHRPALQYTQQSCQPVLVSAHASSAYLCHSGPLQASSGPSHGQAQPQTMSVPLESKMKVPNRSYQVNSVYSCAAPCFNR; encoded by the exons ATGGAGCTGGAGGGCCAGTGGTGGAAAGGCCAACTCGCCGGAGATATTTACCATGCTCTACGTTACAAG GAGCTGAGATTGCCTGTTTACAAAGGTCAGTCTCCACAACTGAACCTTAGGCGCTACTTTGCAGACCTCATAGCCATTGTGAGCAACCGCTTCCGGCTGTGTCCTTCAGCTAGACACCTGGCTGTGTATCTGCTGGACATCTTTATGGACCGCTACGACATCTCTGTGCAGCAGCTCCACATGGTGGCTCTTTCTTGCCTTCTTTTGGCTA GTAAATTtgaggagagagaggacagagtGCCAAAGCTTGAAACCCTCAACAGTCTTGCTTGTATGAGCTCCATGAACCTGGTATTGACCAAACAAGGCCTATTGCACATGGAGTTGCTGCTCTTGGAGTCCTTCCACTGGAACCTCTACTTACCCACAGCTGCCCACTTTATAGAATATTACCTGTCAATTGCTGTCAGTGAAACGGATCTACATGATGGCTGGCCAATGGCATGCTTAGAGAAGACAATGCTGTATATGAACAAATATGCAGATTATTTTCTGGAAGTCTCTTTGCAAG ACCATGCATTTCTACAGTTTGCACCATCGTTGATTGCTGCTGCTTGTGTGGCTTCATCTCGGGTAATCCTTCGTTTGGCTCCGACATGGCCGCCTCGTCTGCAGCGCCTAGCCGCCTACACCTGGGAGCAGCTACTGCCCTGTGTGGAGAGACTGCTTCT TGCCCATGATAGTGATGTGAAGGAAGCCAACAAACAGAAGTGCCAGCTACAGCAGCTCGGTCCACAGCCTGGCCAGGCCATGTACCCAACGCAAAGCCAGAGTGCCACAGTTGCTCAGTACATCCACAGACCAGCCTTGCAATACACCCAGCAGAGCTGCCAACCTGTGCTGGTCTCAGCCCATGCATCAAGTGCCTACCTCTGCCACAGTGGCCCTCTGCAGGCATCAAGTGGCCCATCACATGGGCAAGCACAACCACAGACAATGTCTGTACCACTGGAGTCTAAGATGAAGGTGCCAAACAGGTCCTACCAAGTGAACTCCGTCTACTCATGTGCAGCCCCCTGTTTCAACAGGTGA